The proteins below come from a single Nocardioides eburneiflavus genomic window:
- the secD gene encoding protein translocase subunit SecD has translation MSRGVWVRFILVLGLLAGCAALAVNVKPNLGLDLRGGAQFVFEAEGTEQTPATAENVDKTLEVLRGRVDALGVAESVLVRQGENRILVELPGVTSDEEAQEAEERIGSTAKLTIHEVLATAQPEAEPSEEGNLVLPSDQGDTLEVGPTVIQGEEITGASAVQREQSVEWVVAIDFNGPGGRTWADITGKAACNPSGDPKRRIAIVLDGEVISSPEVNQGIGCDVGIRGGSTDITGNFTSDESKELAALIEGGALPLELRAISDRLVGPSLGAAAIDASVEAGIIGLILTGLFIVIVYRLVGLMATIALGSYALLAYAMLVGLGSTLTLPGLAGFVLAIGMAIDANVLVFERAREEYAAYPSAGLRRALAVGFNKAWTAIIDSNVTTLLAAGLLFFLGSGPIKGFGVTLSIGVIASMISALIIARVLCDLAVANKGVNRKPAISGLGDVGKVRAWLDRKDPDIMKNRGRWLAVSGAATVFAIAGIAQGLNLGVEFTGGRQLDYSVTNQDMDVEQARAAVGDAGFPEAVVQTADTADFTVRTGEISNEEEQRIEDELSKIGGDVTKIDDQLIGASLGEELRNNALIAFGVAFLAQLLYLAFRFKWTFGVSAVIAMAHDVLIVVGIFAWLDKPIDGIFLAAAMTIIGLSVNDTVVVFDRVRERWYGSQPDDDFSVLANKAAVETIPRTVNTGLGTMFILAALAILGGDSLRDFSIALLIGLVVGTYSSVFTATPLLTYFHEKWPMSRVKKEKVERAPEDSGAVV, from the coding sequence ATGTCACGTGGTGTCTGGGTTCGCTTCATCCTCGTGCTCGGCCTGCTGGCCGGGTGCGCGGCGCTCGCCGTCAACGTCAAGCCCAACCTGGGTCTCGACCTCCGCGGAGGAGCGCAGTTCGTCTTCGAGGCAGAGGGCACCGAGCAGACCCCGGCCACCGCTGAGAACGTCGACAAGACCCTCGAGGTCCTCCGCGGCCGCGTGGACGCCCTCGGCGTCGCCGAGTCCGTCCTGGTCCGCCAGGGCGAGAACCGCATCCTCGTCGAACTCCCGGGCGTCACCAGCGACGAGGAGGCCCAGGAGGCCGAGGAGCGGATCGGCAGCACGGCCAAGCTGACGATCCACGAGGTCCTCGCGACGGCCCAGCCCGAGGCCGAGCCGAGCGAGGAGGGCAACCTCGTGCTGCCCTCCGACCAGGGCGACACGCTCGAGGTCGGCCCGACGGTCATCCAGGGCGAGGAGATCACCGGCGCCAGCGCCGTCCAGCGCGAGCAGAGCGTCGAGTGGGTCGTCGCGATCGACTTCAACGGCCCCGGCGGACGCACCTGGGCCGACATCACGGGCAAGGCCGCCTGCAACCCGTCCGGCGACCCCAAGCGCCGCATCGCGATCGTCCTCGACGGCGAGGTCATCTCCTCGCCCGAGGTCAACCAGGGCATCGGCTGCGACGTCGGCATCCGCGGCGGCTCCACCGACATCACCGGCAACTTCACCTCGGACGAATCCAAGGAGCTCGCGGCCCTGATCGAGGGTGGCGCGCTGCCCCTCGAGCTGCGCGCGATCTCCGACCGACTCGTCGGCCCGTCGCTCGGCGCCGCGGCCATCGACGCCTCCGTCGAGGCCGGCATCATCGGCCTGATCCTCACCGGCCTCTTCATCGTGATCGTCTACCGCCTGGTCGGCCTGATGGCGACCATCGCGCTGGGGTCGTACGCGCTGCTCGCCTACGCCATGCTCGTCGGGCTCGGCTCGACGCTGACGTTGCCCGGCCTCGCGGGCTTCGTGCTCGCCATCGGCATGGCGATCGACGCCAACGTGCTCGTCTTCGAGCGAGCGCGGGAGGAGTACGCCGCCTACCCGTCCGCAGGCCTGCGCCGCGCGCTGGCGGTCGGCTTCAACAAGGCGTGGACCGCGATCATCGACTCCAACGTCACGACGCTCCTCGCCGCCGGGCTGCTGTTCTTCCTCGGCTCCGGCCCGATCAAGGGCTTCGGTGTCACCCTCTCGATCGGTGTCATCGCCTCGATGATCTCGGCGCTGATCATCGCCCGCGTGCTGTGCGACCTCGCGGTCGCCAACAAGGGGGTCAACCGCAAGCCGGCGATCAGCGGTCTCGGCGACGTCGGCAAGGTGCGCGCGTGGCTGGACCGCAAGGACCCCGACATCATGAAGAACCGCGGCCGCTGGCTGGCCGTGTCGGGCGCGGCGACGGTCTTCGCCATCGCCGGCATCGCCCAGGGCCTCAACCTCGGCGTCGAGTTCACCGGCGGGCGCCAGCTCGACTACTCGGTGACCAACCAGGACATGGACGTCGAGCAGGCGCGGGCCGCCGTGGGCGACGCAGGCTTCCCCGAGGCCGTCGTCCAGACCGCCGACACCGCCGACTTCACCGTCCGCACCGGCGAGATCTCCAACGAGGAGGAGCAGCGCATCGAGGACGAGCTGTCGAAGATCGGCGGCGACGTCACCAAGATCGACGACCAGCTGATCGGCGCCTCGCTCGGCGAGGAGCTGCGCAACAACGCGCTCATCGCGTTCGGCGTCGCCTTCCTCGCCCAGCTGCTCTACCTCGCCTTCCGGTTCAAGTGGACCTTCGGCGTCTCGGCCGTCATCGCGATGGCCCACGACGTGCTGATCGTCGTCGGCATCTTCGCGTGGCTGGACAAGCCCATCGACGGCATCTTCCTGGCCGCCGCGATGACCATCATCGGTCTCTCCGTCAACGACACCGTCGTCGTCTTCGACCGCGTCCGCGAACGCTGGTACGGCTCCCAGCCCGACGACGACTTCAGCGTGCTGGCCAACAAGGCCGCGGTCGAGACGATCCCGCGCACGGTCAACACGGGCCTCGGCACGATGTTCATCCTCGCCGCGCTCGCGATCCTCGGCGGCGACTCGCTGCGCGACTTCTCGATCGCGCTGCTCATCGGTCTGGTCGTCGGCACCTACTCCTCGGTCTTCACTGCGACCCCGCTCCTGACCTACTTCCACGAGAAGTGGCCGATGAGCCGGGTCAAGAAGGAGAAGGTCGAGCGCGCGCCCGAGGACTCCGGCGCCGTCGTCTGA
- a CDS encoding thrombospondin type 3 repeat-containing protein, with product MRLVMARLALTALVTGFVSVVTPATTAVAVPVPCVVTTTGTGGVVQAAGDTFTTTSFELVAPPAAAAVEDVDVEVSLVHDNASQVRVRLAHATTSILQRRFVDSGPQVRPLTWDDEAASAYGPTSLAGAYRPDEPLAEHDGTAAQGQWRLLVDNWAGFRGRLESWSVRISYASCDADDDGAEDHSDNCTGVANPDQADRDADGVGDACDGDTDGDGRADTADGCRLVAAATATGCPRIATQVRLRKEKGRLVGRVRSDARACRSGAEVTLKRAKPGRDLRLVVLRARTSGRFTTRLPRAAGRFYVVVRGRYVPGVAECVWSRSTTVRVRR from the coding sequence GTGCGTCTCGTGATGGCTCGGCTCGCCCTGACCGCCCTCGTGACCGGCTTCGTCTCGGTCGTGACCCCGGCGACGACGGCCGTGGCCGTCCCGGTGCCGTGCGTGGTCACCACGACCGGTACGGGTGGCGTGGTCCAGGCGGCGGGTGACACCTTCACCACGACGTCCTTCGAGCTGGTCGCGCCGCCGGCCGCGGCCGCCGTCGAGGACGTCGACGTGGAGGTGTCGCTGGTCCACGACAACGCCTCCCAGGTCCGCGTGCGCCTCGCCCACGCCACGACCAGCATCCTGCAGCGCCGCTTCGTCGACAGCGGCCCGCAGGTGCGTCCGCTGACGTGGGACGACGAGGCCGCCTCCGCCTACGGGCCGACGTCCCTCGCCGGCGCGTACCGCCCCGACGAGCCCCTCGCCGAGCACGACGGCACCGCCGCCCAGGGCCAGTGGCGCCTGCTCGTCGACAACTGGGCCGGGTTCCGCGGCCGGCTCGAGTCGTGGTCGGTGCGCATCAGCTACGCCTCGTGCGACGCCGACGACGACGGCGCCGAGGACCACTCGGACAACTGCACCGGCGTGGCGAACCCCGACCAGGCCGACCGCGACGCCGACGGCGTCGGGGACGCCTGCGACGGCGACACCGACGGGGACGGCCGCGCCGACACCGCCGACGGCTGCCGCCTGGTCGCGGCGGCCACCGCCACCGGGTGCCCGAGGATCGCCACCCAGGTGCGCCTCCGCAAGGAGAAGGGTCGCCTCGTCGGACGCGTACGCTCCGACGCCCGCGCCTGCCGCTCCGGCGCCGAGGTCACCCTCAAGCGCGCCAAGCCCGGCCGCGACCTCAGGCTGGTCGTCCTCCGCGCGCGCACCTCGGGTCGCTTCACGACCCGGCTGCCCCGCGCCGCGGGCCGCTTCTACGTGGTCGTGCGCGGGCGGTACGTCCCGGGCGTGGCCGAGTGCGTCTGGAGCCGCTCGACGACGGTGCGCGTCCGCCGGTGA
- a CDS encoding NYN domain-containing protein — translation MAHLAEPHDAAPGEGELASLVRRWVGARRSGAVRVAQVPAPAPDDPLDRDPVVAVPAPAPAPMPEATAEPAVVPTTEPAAATPARAPRIPALPHRPSSEDPEHATRLAVLIDARRVPEDVAAGLLTRLGDRGSVNVCRAYADWRRADLGTWVERLRRQGLHSFHQFADGDDQALVALAIDAVDIAREASVDEVVLAGDMTSMLPLVHRLHGAGVRVVVVGPGHTPHDVRAACDEFLDEDSLLGEPAAPAGRHRA, via the coding sequence ATGGCACATCTGGCGGAGCCGCACGACGCGGCCCCCGGCGAGGGCGAGCTCGCCTCGCTCGTCCGCCGCTGGGTGGGTGCACGCCGGTCCGGTGCCGTACGCGTCGCCCAGGTGCCCGCACCCGCGCCGGACGACCCGCTCGACCGCGACCCGGTCGTCGCCGTTCCTGCACCGGCACCCGCCCCGATGCCCGAGGCGACCGCCGAACCGGCCGTCGTGCCGACCACCGAGCCTGCTGCCGCGACGCCGGCGCGCGCTCCCCGCATCCCCGCGCTTCCACACCGCCCGTCCTCCGAGGACCCCGAGCACGCGACCCGGCTGGCGGTCCTCATCGACGCCCGCCGCGTCCCCGAGGACGTCGCGGCGGGACTCCTCACCCGGCTCGGCGACCGCGGCTCGGTCAACGTCTGCCGCGCCTACGCCGACTGGCGTCGCGCCGACCTCGGCACGTGGGTCGAGCGCCTGCGTCGCCAGGGGCTGCACTCCTTCCACCAGTTCGCCGACGGCGACGACCAGGCCCTGGTGGCGCTGGCCATCGACGCGGTCGATATCGCTCGGGAGGCGTCGGTCGACGAGGTCGTCCTCGCGGGCGACATGACCTCGATGCTGCCGCTCGTGCACCGGTTGCACGGCGCGGGCGTACGGGTGGTCGTCGTCGGTCCCGGGCACACGCCCCACGACGTACGCGCGGCGTGCGACGAGTTCCTCGACGAGGACTCCCTCCTGGGCGAGCCCGCGGCTCCGGCCGGCCGCCACCGCGCCTGA
- a CDS encoding ATP-dependent DNA helicase — protein MPETDTATTPVGTPVAAVLATAVSALGGQQRDGQVQMATEVAEAMEEGRHLLVQAGTGTGKSLGYLVPAMLHDERVVVATATLALQHQLVERDLPRLVEAVKDVPGVDTSYAVLKGRSNYACLHRIRAGVPDDQGTLVDVPMGSMAEKVLELREWAEEEAEAGGSGERDNAPRHTDREWRQVSVNHRECLGGSKCPFGAECFAELAREKAHRSHLIVTNHSLLAIDAVEDVPMIPDYDTVVIDEAHELTARVTQAATDELGVSDIERAARRASRWTVEAAGDPAGDLEDAAQQLAEAFEATPPGRIDQVSTQLSDALVLVRDAARACLSAFPRESGGEGEPDAGRTQAKGMVQEVFANAERMAAGSQADVLWLGEARDRFPARLHVAPLQVWGPMRDKLLTDKTVVFTSATLMLGGEFGAVATSLGLKPTERVGHQVATTDADDALPWKGIDVGSPFDYGQQSILYVARHLPQPGRDGLGAAQLDEICDLVDALDGRTLGLFSSRRAAETAAEAVCTRLPHLTTLAQGDAQLPELAKQFVEDPHTCLFGTLSLWQGLDVPGDTCQLVIIDRIPFPRPDDPLMSARQRAADQAGGNGFMQVAATHAALLLAQGAGRLIRTTSDRGIVAVLDPRLETARYGRFLKASLPPMWSTTDPSLVRQALKRLGQSA, from the coding sequence GTGCCCGAGACCGACACCGCCACCACCCCCGTCGGCACCCCTGTCGCGGCAGTGCTGGCCACGGCGGTCAGCGCCCTCGGGGGCCAGCAGCGCGACGGTCAGGTCCAGATGGCGACCGAGGTCGCCGAGGCCATGGAGGAGGGTCGCCACCTCCTCGTCCAGGCCGGCACCGGCACCGGCAAGTCGCTGGGCTACCTCGTCCCGGCGATGCTCCACGACGAGCGCGTCGTCGTCGCCACCGCCACCCTCGCGCTCCAGCACCAGCTCGTCGAGCGTGACCTGCCCCGCCTCGTCGAGGCCGTCAAGGACGTGCCCGGCGTCGACACGTCGTACGCCGTGCTCAAGGGCCGCTCCAACTACGCCTGCCTGCACCGCATCCGCGCCGGCGTCCCCGACGACCAGGGCACCCTCGTCGACGTGCCGATGGGCTCGATGGCCGAGAAGGTCCTCGAGCTGCGGGAGTGGGCGGAGGAGGAGGCCGAGGCCGGCGGCAGCGGCGAGCGTGACAACGCGCCGCGCCACACCGACCGCGAGTGGCGCCAGGTCTCGGTCAACCACCGCGAGTGCCTCGGGGGGAGCAAGTGCCCGTTCGGGGCGGAGTGCTTCGCCGAGCTCGCCCGCGAGAAGGCCCACCGCAGCCACCTGATCGTCACCAACCACTCCCTCCTCGCGATCGACGCGGTCGAGGACGTGCCGATGATCCCCGACTACGACACGGTCGTGATCGACGAGGCCCACGAGCTGACCGCGCGCGTCACCCAGGCCGCGACCGACGAGCTCGGCGTCTCCGACATCGAGCGTGCCGCCCGGCGCGCGAGCCGGTGGACCGTCGAGGCAGCGGGTGACCCCGCCGGCGACCTCGAGGACGCCGCGCAGCAGCTCGCCGAGGCGTTCGAGGCGACGCCGCCGGGCCGGATCGACCAGGTGTCGACCCAGCTCTCCGACGCTCTCGTGCTCGTCCGCGACGCCGCGCGCGCGTGCCTGTCGGCCTTCCCGCGCGAGTCCGGTGGCGAGGGCGAGCCCGACGCCGGACGCACCCAGGCCAAGGGCATGGTGCAGGAGGTCTTCGCCAACGCCGAACGGATGGCGGCCGGCTCGCAGGCCGACGTGCTGTGGCTCGGGGAGGCGCGCGACCGGTTCCCCGCCCGGCTGCACGTCGCCCCGCTCCAGGTGTGGGGCCCGATGCGCGACAAGCTCCTCACCGACAAGACCGTCGTCTTCACCAGCGCGACGCTGATGCTCGGCGGGGAGTTCGGCGCCGTCGCCACCTCGCTCGGCCTCAAGCCCACCGAGCGCGTCGGCCACCAGGTCGCCACCACCGACGCCGACGACGCGCTGCCGTGGAAGGGCATCGACGTCGGCTCGCCGTTCGACTACGGCCAGCAGTCCATCCTCTACGTCGCCCGCCACCTCCCGCAGCCCGGTCGCGACGGCCTCGGCGCCGCCCAGCTCGACGAGATCTGCGACCTCGTCGACGCCCTCGACGGCCGCACGCTCGGCCTGTTCTCCTCCCGCCGCGCGGCCGAGACGGCCGCGGAGGCCGTATGCACCCGCCTGCCGCACCTCACCACGCTCGCGCAGGGCGACGCGCAGCTGCCCGAGCTGGCCAAGCAGTTCGTCGAGGACCCGCACACCTGCCTGTTCGGCACGCTGTCGCTGTGGCAGGGCCTCGACGTCCCGGGCGACACCTGCCAGCTGGTGATCATCGACCGCATCCCGTTCCCGCGGCCCGACGACCCGCTCATGTCCGCGCGCCAGCGGGCCGCCGACCAGGCCGGCGGCAACGGCTTCATGCAGGTCGCCGCGACCCACGCGGCGCTGCTCCTCGCGCAGGGGGCCGGCCGGCTGATCCGTACGACCTCCGACCGCGGCATCGTCGCGGTGCTCGACCCGCGCCTGGAGACCGCTCGCTACGGCCGCTTCCTCAAGGCGTCGCTGCCCCCGATGTGGTCGACGACCGACCCCAGCCTCGTACGCCAGGCGCTCAAGCGGCTCGGCCAGTCGGCCTGA
- a CDS encoding sulfotransferase family 2 domain-containing protein, giving the protein MSSAGPDAPDARPDPLLFRTRPGNRRRLTPAAEAEVDRLAAAGEQSAWLSPLAYNLTISHSHRFVWYRVAKVATRTIRHHCETHGVSMDVDHAMRIRYPLASFADYFTFAFVRDPLDRFVSAWHDKVVDHNYYDFDPATHQRMQRVEEFARWTAAQDLSAVPGTDQHLTLQSRMIDLNRVDFVGRIETFDRDFAEVCERIGAPAVPTAPMNQTAPGGRDRQVSDELRELVARMYARDYQVLGYQAPA; this is encoded by the coding sequence ATGTCCTCCGCCGGCCCCGACGCTCCCGACGCCCGCCCCGACCCGCTGCTCTTCCGTACGCGCCCGGGCAACCGGCGCCGCCTGACCCCGGCGGCGGAGGCGGAGGTCGACCGGCTGGCCGCGGCGGGCGAGCAGTCCGCGTGGCTCAGCCCCCTGGCGTACAACCTCACCATCAGCCACAGCCACCGGTTCGTCTGGTACCGCGTGGCCAAGGTCGCGACCCGCACGATCCGCCACCACTGCGAGACCCACGGCGTGAGCATGGACGTCGACCACGCCATGCGGATCCGCTACCCGCTGGCGAGCTTCGCCGACTACTTCACGTTCGCGTTCGTCCGCGACCCGCTCGACCGGTTCGTCTCGGCGTGGCACGACAAGGTCGTCGACCACAACTACTACGACTTCGACCCGGCCACCCACCAGCGGATGCAGCGGGTCGAGGAGTTCGCCCGGTGGACCGCCGCGCAGGACCTGTCGGCCGTCCCGGGCACCGACCAACACCTGACGCTGCAGAGCCGGATGATCGACCTCAACCGGGTCGACTTCGTGGGCCGCATCGAGACCTTCGACCGCGACTTCGCCGAGGTGTGCGAGCGGATCGGCGCGCCCGCCGTACCGACCGCGCCGATGAACCAGACCGCCCCCGGAGGCCGCGACCGGCAGGTCTCCGACGAGCTGCGCGAGCTGGTCGCGCGGATGTACGCCCGGGACTACCAGGTCCTCGGCTATCAGGCCCCGGCCTGA
- the hflX gene encoding GTPase HflX — MTNAPAHPPADGPAAEFTLRDALDATRGWDDDTIQLDDELLEDDLDSDLDDDFESGYADDAAYDEWDETDPEELTVGAQELAERHALRRVASLRTELEDITEVEYRQLRLEKVVLVGVWTEGTVTDAENSMAELALLAETAGSEVLEAVFQRRQKPDPATYIGRGKVEAIREIVQATGADTVICDGELAPSQLRNLEDKIKVKVVDRTALILDIFAQHAKSKEGQAQVELAQLQYMKQRLRGWGGSLSRQAGGRAAGGEGIGGRGPGETKIETDRRRINTKIAKLRRELKEMRGTREVKRQSRRRNHIPSVAIAGYTNAGKSSLLNRLTDAGVLVEDSLFATLDPTTRRTTTSDGRVYTMSDTVGFVRHLPHDLVEAFRSTLEEVADSDLLLHVVDGSHPDPEGQIAAVRVVLAEIGATKVPEIIVINKADAADPLVISRLRAREPHSVVVSAKTGEGIVEALATIESELPRPQVEFDVLLPYERGDLVNRIHQEAEIGSMEHTGDGTLVVGRANADLAGELAAYAR; from the coding sequence ATGACGAACGCACCTGCCCACCCACCCGCTGACGGCCCGGCCGCCGAGTTCACGCTCCGCGACGCCCTCGATGCCACCCGAGGCTGGGACGACGACACCATCCAGCTCGACGACGAGCTCCTCGAGGACGACCTCGACAGCGACCTCGACGACGACTTCGAGTCCGGCTATGCCGACGACGCGGCCTACGACGAGTGGGACGAGACCGACCCCGAGGAGCTCACCGTCGGCGCGCAGGAGCTCGCCGAGCGGCACGCCCTGCGCCGCGTCGCGAGCCTGCGCACCGAGCTCGAGGACATCACCGAGGTCGAGTACCGCCAGCTCCGCCTGGAGAAGGTCGTGCTCGTCGGCGTGTGGACCGAGGGGACCGTCACCGACGCCGAGAACTCCATGGCCGAGCTCGCGCTGCTCGCCGAGACCGCCGGCTCCGAGGTGCTCGAGGCCGTCTTCCAGCGCCGGCAGAAGCCCGACCCGGCGACCTACATCGGGCGCGGCAAGGTCGAGGCGATCCGCGAGATCGTGCAGGCCACCGGCGCCGACACCGTGATCTGCGACGGCGAGCTCGCCCCGAGCCAGCTGCGCAACCTCGAGGACAAGATCAAGGTCAAGGTCGTCGACCGCACCGCCCTGATCCTCGACATCTTCGCCCAGCACGCCAAGAGCAAGGAGGGCCAGGCGCAGGTCGAGCTGGCGCAGCTGCAGTACATGAAGCAGCGCCTGCGCGGCTGGGGCGGGAGCCTGTCCCGCCAGGCCGGTGGCCGGGCGGCCGGCGGTGAGGGCATCGGTGGCCGCGGCCCCGGTGAGACCAAGATCGAGACCGACCGCCGGCGCATCAACACCAAGATCGCCAAGCTGCGCCGCGAGCTCAAGGAGATGCGCGGGACCCGCGAGGTCAAGCGCCAGTCGCGTCGCCGCAACCACATCCCGAGCGTCGCGATCGCCGGCTACACCAACGCCGGCAAGTCCTCGCTGCTCAACCGGCTGACCGACGCAGGGGTGCTGGTGGAGGACTCGCTCTTCGCGACCCTCGACCCCACCACCCGGCGTACGACCACCTCCGACGGCCGGGTCTACACGATGTCCGACACCGTCGGCTTCGTCCGCCACCTGCCGCACGACCTCGTCGAGGCGTTCCGCTCGACGCTGGAGGAGGTCGCCGACTCCGACCTGCTGCTCCACGTCGTCGACGGCTCGCACCCCGACCCCGAGGGCCAGATCGCCGCGGTGCGCGTGGTGCTCGCCGAGATCGGCGCGACCAAGGTCCCCGAGATCATCGTGATCAACAAGGCCGACGCCGCCGACCCGCTGGTGATCAGCCGGCTGAGGGCGCGCGAGCCGCACAGCGTGGTCGTCAGCGCGAAGACCGGCGAGGGCATCGTGGAGGCGCTCGCGACCATCGAGTCCGAGCTGCCGCGGCCGCAGGTCGAGTTCGACGTGCTGCTGCCCTACGAGCGCGGCGACCTCGTCAACCGGATCCACCAGGAGGCCGAGATCGGCTCGATGGAGCACACCGGCGACGGCACGCTCGTGGTCGGCCGGGCCAACGCCGACCTCGCCGGCGAGCTGGCGGCCTACGCGCGCTGA
- a CDS encoding SDR family NAD(P)-dependent oxidoreductase — protein sequence MDITGSTAIVTGGASGIGAAVARALAAKGATVLVADIDAGKGEALAAEIGGVFASVDVTKTEQVAAAVEAAAEIAPLRACVNSAGIGWAQRTIGRDGLLEQAHDLDAFRRVVEINLIGTFDMTRQAATVMSRNEPDEDGQRGAIVNLASVAAFDGQIGQASYSASKGGVVGMTLPVARDLSAAGIRLNTVAPGLIDTPIYDAFPDPAEFKANLGQNVLFPKRLGRADELASMVVECLTNSYMNGETIRVDGGIRMPPK from the coding sequence ATGGACATCACCGGATCCACCGCCATCGTCACCGGCGGCGCGAGCGGCATCGGTGCCGCCGTCGCCCGAGCCCTCGCCGCGAAGGGTGCGACGGTCCTCGTCGCCGACATCGACGCGGGGAAGGGCGAGGCGCTCGCCGCGGAGATCGGTGGCGTCTTCGCCTCCGTCGACGTCACGAAGACCGAGCAGGTCGCCGCGGCCGTCGAGGCCGCCGCCGAGATCGCGCCGCTGCGCGCCTGCGTCAACTCCGCCGGCATCGGCTGGGCCCAGCGCACCATCGGCCGCGACGGGCTGCTCGAGCAGGCCCACGACCTCGACGCGTTCCGCCGGGTCGTCGAGATCAACCTGATCGGCACCTTCGACATGACCCGCCAGGCCGCGACGGTGATGAGCCGCAACGAGCCCGACGAGGACGGCCAGCGCGGTGCGATCGTCAACCTCGCCTCCGTGGCGGCGTTCGACGGCCAGATCGGCCAGGCGTCCTACTCCGCGTCCAAGGGCGGCGTCGTCGGGATGACCCTCCCGGTCGCCCGCGACCTGTCCGCGGCCGGCATCCGGCTCAACACCGTGGCGCCCGGCCTCATCGACACCCCGATCTACGACGCCTTCCCCGACCCGGCGGAGTTCAAGGCCAACCTCGGCCAGAACGTGCTGTTCCCCAAGCGCCTCGGCCGCGCCGACGAGCTCGCCAGCATGGTCGTGGAGTGCCTCACCAACTCCTACATGAACGGCGAGACCATCCGCGTCGACGGCGGCATCCGGATGCCACCCAAGTGA
- a CDS encoding thrombospondin type 3 repeat-containing protein, with protein MGQGAGSRAGGRVVGRVVGRFVVGTALAVVAALATVQPGTTVGPASATEPCPVIPVTGGDGAAVPVDSQCDMDGDGHPDAWDNCPAEWNPGQEDSDGDGRGDACDWDDPPPTTTPPTTSPSPTAPSPTAPTTAPTTAPTTSPTSPPATSLPGCRTGRAYARTVGLRAAGSRLRGTVSSPASGCRSAEVTLWRKRKRADRRLVTLTSRASGAFSTRRPARPGRYYVTVASPDQPLCGSARSRAIRVKRR; from the coding sequence ATGGGACAGGGCGCCGGGAGCAGGGCAGGCGGCAGGGTCGTGGGCAGGGTCGTCGGCAGGTTCGTGGTCGGCACGGCGCTGGCCGTGGTGGCCGCGCTCGCGACCGTACAGCCCGGGACGACCGTCGGGCCGGCGTCCGCGACCGAGCCGTGCCCGGTCATCCCGGTCACCGGCGGGGACGGCGCCGCGGTGCCCGTCGACAGCCAGTGCGACATGGACGGCGACGGCCACCCGGACGCCTGGGACAACTGCCCGGCCGAGTGGAATCCCGGCCAGGAGGACAGCGACGGCGACGGGCGCGGCGACGCCTGCGACTGGGACGACCCGCCGCCCACGACCACCCCTCCCACCACCTCGCCGTCGCCGACCGCCCCGAGCCCGACGGCCCCGACCACCGCTCCGACCACGGCCCCGACCACCTCGCCGACGTCACCGCCGGCCACCTCGCTCCCGGGCTGCCGGACCGGCCGCGCGTACGCCCGGACCGTCGGCCTGCGGGCCGCGGGGTCGCGACTGCGCGGCACCGTGTCCTCGCCCGCGTCGGGCTGCCGCTCCGCGGAGGTGACGCTGTGGCGGAAGAGGAAGCGCGCCGACCGGCGCCTGGTGACGCTGACCAGCCGCGCCTCGGGGGCCTTCTCGACCAGGCGTCCGGCCCGACCCGGCCGCTACTACGTCACCGTCGCCTCGCCCGACCAGCCCCTCTGCGGCTCGGCGAGGTCACGCGCGATCCGCGTGAAGCGGCGCTGA